From Pogoniulus pusillus isolate bPogPus1 chromosome 17, bPogPus1.pri, whole genome shotgun sequence, the proteins below share one genomic window:
- the LOC135182674 gene encoding mesoderm posterior protein 1-like, which produces MSTGLLRDLDATIPNPSAELPRTSPRHPRGREPETGGRWGGRAELGQCGGPGGPRQSASEREKLRMRRLAQALLQLRHYLPPTLAPAGQSLTKIETLRLATRYIAHLSALLGLSEEVLARRRGTPPRHCPLCPQGLGCCQGPVPRLCAPAPRDASSPGSVGWASPPTAVTPPELHEAPGVETGSWGFPRYVPAAGTPPEVLGVPDTGMETWASPHYIPVTGTPLELHHLPSSISGSWMSPPDLGAVTPLGPPQRGTVTMGTWTASSCCLESATTLEYLQAGLADTGPPGTPACGSRLPERHQLCSPPASDSLASPAPCAPLILPSCTPARHWGGSS; this is translated from the exons ATGAGCACTGGTCTGCTACGGGACCTCGATGCCACcatcccaaatccttcagcaGAGCTCCCCAGGACATCCCCGCGTCACCCACGGGGCAGGGAGCCAGAGACCGGCGGGCGATGGggtggcagggctgagctgggtcAGTGCGGGGGCCCCGGGGGCCCGCGGCAAAGCGCCAGCGAGCGGGAGAAGCTGCGGATGCGGCGGCTGGCACAGGCGCTGCTGCAGCTGCGGCACTACCTGCCGCCCACCCTGGCACCCGCCGGGCAGAGCCTGACCAAGATCGAGACCCTGCGCCTGGCCACCCGCTACATCGCCCACCTCTCGgccctgctggggctcagcGAGGAGGTGCTGGCCCGGCGGCGGGGCACACCGCCCCGGCACTGCCCGCTCTGCCCGCAGGGCCTGGGGTGCTGCCAGGGCCCGGTGCCCCGCCTGTGCGCACCGGCCCCGCGGGATGCTTCGTCGCCCGGCTCTGTGGGCTGGGCGTCACCTCCCACGGCGGTGACCCCTCCCGAGCTGCATGAGGCTCCTGGCGTGGAGACAGGATCCTGGGGGTTCCCTCGCTATGTCCCTGCTGCGGGGACTCCCCCAGAGGTGCTCGGGGTTCCTGACACTGGGATGGAGACATGGGCGTCCCCCCACTACATCCCTGTGACAGGGACCCCCCTGGAACTGCACCATCTGCCCAGCTCCATCTCAGGGTCCTGGATGTCACCACCAGACCTCGGAGCAGTGACTCCCTTGGGTCCTCCCCAGAGAGGCACCGTGACCATGGGCACTTGGACAGCTTCATCCTGCTGCTTGGAGTCTGCAACAACTTTGGAGTACCTTCAGGCAGGACTGGCGGACACGGGACCCCCTGGGACTCCTGCGTGTGGCTCCCGGCTGCCTGAGCGCCACCAG ctctgcagcccaccAGCCTCGGACAGTCTcgcctccccagccccctgtgcacctctcatcctgcccagctgcacCCCAGCACGGCACTGGGGGGGCTCCAGTTGA